The genomic DNA TAAATTGTTTTTGATGCCAATTGATTAGGTTTGTTAGTCCTTGATGGGTTATTTCTACTCCTTTTGGTGTTCCTGTTGAACCACTTGTGTATATTACGTAAGCTAGGTGATTTGATGTTATTTCTTTGTGGGGATTTTTTTGATTTTGTTGATTTATTTTTTCCCATTCTGTGTCTAAACAGGTTGTTTGTGTTTGATTGTTTTGGATTTTTTGTTTGAGGTTTTGTTGTGTTAGTAGGATGTTTATTTTGGTATCTTCTAAGATGAATTTGATTCTTTCTGTGGGATATTCTGGGTCTATTGGTAGGTATGATGCTCCTGCTTTTAATATTCCTAATTGTCCGATTATCATTTCTAGGGAACGTTCTACGCATATTCCTACTAAAATATCTGCTTTCACTCCCAAGGATATTAAATAATGTGCTAGTTGATTTGCTTTGTTATTTAATTCAGAATAGGTTAATTGTTGATTTTCAAATACTACTGCTACAGCATTTGGTGTTTTTTCAACTTGTTCTGTGAATAATTGAGTGATTGTTTTTTCTATTTTATTTTCTGTTTCTGTTTTGTTCCAATCAATTAATAATTGCTGTTTTTCTGTTGCTGTTAATATTGGTAGTTGGTTTATTTCTGTTTGAGGATTTTCTACTATTGCTGATAATAGGTTGATGAAATGTCCTGTCATTCTATTAATGGTGCTGCTGTCAAATAAGTCTGTGTTGTATTCCCAACCACCAATTAAACCTGTTTCTGTTTGCTCTATTGATAGGGTTAAGTCAAATTTTGCTGTTGCTGTTTCTATTGGTAATAAGTTGGTTTTTAATCCTGTTAATTCTATTTCTGATATGGGTGCGTTTTGTAGGGCAAATACTGCTTGAAATAATGGTGAATGACTCAGGTCTCTTTCTATTTCTAATGCTTCTACTAGCATTTCAAAGGGCAAATCTTGATGTGCATATGCTGATAATGCTGTTGACCTGGTTTTATTCAATATTTCGCTAAATTTACTATTTCCTGATAGTTCTGTTCTCAATACTAATGTGTTTACAAAGAAGCCTATTAAACTTTCTATTTCTTTTCTGTTTCTGTTGGCTATTGGTGTTCCTACTAATATGTCTGTTTGTCCTGTGTATCTATACAGTAGGGTGTTATATGCTGCTAACAGGGTCATGAATAAGGTTACACCTTGTTCTTTACTGACTTTTTGTAGTTCATTAGTTAACTCTTTTGATATTGTAAATTCTTGATATGCTCCTGCAAAGGTTTGTACTGCTGGTCTTGGTCTATCTGTGGGTAATGGTAAAAATGTGGGAGCGTTTTCTAACTGTTTTGACCAGTAGTTTATTTGTTGTTCTAATACTTCTCCTTGTAACCAGTTTCTTTGCCATATTGCAAAGTCTGCATATTGTATTGGTAGGGGTTTTAGTTCTGTTTCTTTCCCTTGAATGTAGCTGTTATAAATTGTGACTAATTCTTCTATAAACACACCCATTGACCACCCATCAGAAATTATATGGTGCATACACAATGTGAAGATGTTTTCTGTTTCTGTAAGTTTGATTAATGTTGCTCTAATTAAACTGTCTTTTTCTAGGTTAAATAGTTGATTTGTTTGTTGGTTAATTATTGCTTTGGTTTCTTTTTGTTGTTGTTCTATTGATAAGGCTTTTATGTCTATTGTTGATATTTTCCAGTTAGTTTTTTGGTGAATTATTTGTTGTGGTTTTCCTGCTATTTCTTTGATGTTTGTTCTTAATGATTCATGCTTATTTATGATTGTTTGGAAACTTTTTTCTAATGCTTCTATGGACAATTCACCTTGTAGTTTTAATGCTGCTGGTAGGTTGTATGATGCACTGTTTGGTTCTAGTTTGTCTATAAACCATAACCGCTGCTGTCCATAAGATAGAGGTATTTCTGTTTTTTCTATTCTGGGTTTGATGGGAGTTTTTTGGGTTTTTGTTTGTTTTTTTTGTGTCTGTTCTATTATTTGTGCTTGTTGTTCTATTGTCGGTGCTGTAAATATGTTTTTCAGTGGTATTTCTATTTGGAAACTACTACTAATTCTCGATACTATTTGTGTTGCTAATAATGAATGTCCTCCTAGTTCAAAGAAGTTATCTGTAATTCCTACTCTTTCTATTTTTAATACTTCTGCCCAGATTAATGTCAGTATTTCTTCTGTGGCAGTGCGTGGTGCTACATAAGTTTCAGTAATTTCACTCTGGACATCTGGCGCAGGTAAGGCACGACGATCTACTTTACCACTGGGGGTTTGTGGCATTTCTGCGAGGATGACAAAGGCGGTCGGTAGCATATATTCTGGTAGCTTTCCTTGCAGGAATTGCCGTAAGTTGCTACTTGTCAGTGTATTTGCACCGACTACGTAAGCTACTAGACGTTTATCTCCGGGTATATCTTCACGGGCGATCGCACAACATCCTTCTACGTCTTCATACTGACTTAATACCGCTTCTATTTCTCCTAGCTCGATACGGAAACCACGGATTTTGACTTGGTTATCTATGCGTCCTAAAAATTCAATGTTGCCATCGGGTAAATACTTAACTAAGTCACCTGTTTTATACAACCGTGAATTTTCATCAAAAGGATTAATTGTAAATCTTTCAGCGGTTAATTCCGGTCTGTTCAGGTATCCATTAGCTAAAGCTACACCACCAATATATAATTCCCCCGGTACTCCTACTGGTACTGGTTGTAATTGTTTATCCAATATATAAACTTGGGTGTTAGCAATGGGACGACCAATAGGAGGTAGTAATGGCCATGTTTCCACTGTCCCTGTTAAGGTATAGGTTGTGACTACATGAGTTTCCGATGGGCCATAGTGGTTGTGCAGGGTGCAGTTATTAGTAAGTTTACTTAACCATTGGGCAATGCTAGGAGTAATTTGTAACTGTTCCCCAGCGGTAATGATTTCTTGTAAATGACTGGTGAAGAATTCCCGACTGACTGCTACTTCTGCTATTTGCTGCAACCCAACAAAGGGAATAAATAATCTGTGAATTCTGTTCTCTTCTATGAAACCTAGCAATGCTACCGCATCTAGGCGCATTTCTTCGGTAATTAATACCAATGTACCGCCAGAATGCCAAGCGGTGAACATTTCATGGAAGGAAGCATCAAAACTTAATGGGGAGAATTGTAAGGTACGTTTTTCACTGGTAACTTTTAATTCGTCAACGTGCCAGAATATCAAGTTAGCTAATGCTAATTGACTCATGGCCACACCCTTGGGTTTACCCGTAGAACCAGATGTATAAATTACATATCCTAAGTTTTCTGATTTTACTTGGGGGTTGGTGTTTTCTTCGCTGTATTGGGAAATTACTGATAAATCCGTATCTACACAGATGGTATGACCTTGATATTGATTAAATTGTGATTTTAATGATGTTTGGGTGATTAAAACGGGTATGTTTGCATCCTCTACCATGAACTGTAAACGTTCTATGGGATATTCGGGATCTAGGGGTAAATACGCACCACCGGCTTTTAATATTGCTAATATCCCCACTATCATTTCTAGAGAACGTTGTACACATATTCCCACTACTACATCTGCTTTCACTCCCAAGGAAATGAGATAATTTGCTAGTTGGTTCGCGCGACTATTTAGTTGTTGATAAGTTAGTTGTTGTTCACCAAATTCTACTGCAATAAAATCTGGTGTTGTCTTAACTTGTTCTTCAAATAGTTGATGTAAACATTGTTCATGGGGATATGCTTTTTCTGTATCATTCCATGCAACTAATAACTGTTGTTTCTCCTCTGGATTCAAGAATGGTAATTGATTAATTTGCTCTTGAGGATTAACTACTATGGCTTCTAATAAATTCACAAAATGACTTGTCATTCTTGTAATTGTACTACTATCAAACAAGTCAGTGTTATATTCCCAAACTCCCACTAATTCCGTAGCAGTATTTTTCATTGACAAGGTTAAATCAAATTTAGCTGTAGCAGTTTCTATTGCTAAGGAATTCACTGTTAAACCAGTCAATTCTATTTCTGACATCGGTGCATTTTGGAGAATAAACATCACCTGAAATAATGGTGAATGACTCAAGTCTCTTTCTGGTTGCAAAATTTCTACCAGCATTTCAAAAGGCAAATCTTGATGTGTGTATGCTGATAATGCGGTTGAACGAATGCGAGTCAATAATTCGTTAAATTTAGGATTACCAGAAATATCTGTCCGCAATACCAATGTGTTTACAAAAAACCCAATTAACCCTTCTACTTCTCTATGATGACGGTTAGCAATGGGAGAACCTACTAAAATATCTGTTTGTCCTGTGTAGCGAAATAGTAAGGTTTTGAACCCTGCTAAAAGAGTCATAAACAAAGTCACACCATACTGTTGACTCAGTTTTGTTAACTTGTCTGTTAATTCTGCTGATAGTGTAAATTCTTGATATGCTCCTGCAAAGGTTTGTACTGCTGGTCTAGGTCTATCTGTGGGTAATTCTAGAAATGTAGGTGCTGTTTTTAATTGTTTTTCCCAATAATTTAATTGCCTGTCTAAGACTTCTCCTTGTAACCAGTTTCTTTGCCAAATTGCAAAATCTGCATACTGTATTTGTAATGCTTCCAATGGAGATTCTTGACCTTGAATATAGGCATTATATAATGCCATCAATTCATCTATAAACACACCCATTGACCAGCCATCAGCAACGATATGATGTATGCAAATACTTAATATATATTCTGTCTCTGATAAAACTATTAATGTGGCTCTAATTAAGGATTCATTAGCTAAATTAAAAGGGTTAATTCCTTGGTCTGTGACTAATTCCTGAACTTTTTTCTCTTGTGCTTGTGGTGATAAATTTAGTAAATCAATTAATGAGATTTTCCAGCTTTTGGCTGTATGAATAATTTGTGCGGCTGTTCCGTTCCCTGCTATAAAGTTAGTTCGTAATGCTTGATGACGATTAATTATTTCAGTAAAACTTTTTTCTAAAGCGGCAATTTCTAATTTTCCTTGCAAACGCAAACCTATAGGTATATTATATGAAGAACTATTAGGTTCTAATTGATCCAAAAACCATAACCGTTGTTGTGCATAAGAAAGCTGTAACTCTTCCTCGGCTGCTCTTGGTAAGATGGGAGTATAAGTTATATCTGCTTTTTGCTGCTGTTGTTGTTGTATTAATTCCCCTAGTTCCGCTAAAGTCGCAGTAGTAAACAAATTGCGTAAGGGTAACTCTATTTGAAAACTGCTACGGATACGTGATATTAACTGAGTTGCTAGTAGTGAATGTCCCCCCAGTGCAAAGAAATTATCGTAAATTCCCACACGTTCTACTTTTAGCACTTGCGACCAAATCATGACCAGTATTTCTTCTGTAGCGGTGCGTGGAGCTACATATTTATTTTCTCCTTCAGTGTTTATACTTGGTGATGGTAAAGCACGACGGTCAATTTTGCCATTAGCAGTCAGAGGCAAAGCATCCAAAACCACAAAAGCACCAGGCAGCATATAATCAGGCAACCTGTCTTTGAGGAATTGACGAAGAGTATTCACACTCAAACTCTGTGGATTTTGGCCGACAATATAAGCAACCAAACGTTTATCACCAGGTGTATCTTCCCGCACCATCACACAACAAGCTTGGACATCCTCTGATTGACTTAACATCGCCTCAATTTCACCCAATTCAATCCGGAAACCCCGGATTTTTACCTGATTGTCAATTCTACCCAAATACTCCAAATCACCATCGGGTAAATACTTAGCTAAATCACCCGTCTTATACAGAACATTCCCAGAATCTGACAACCACGGATGGGGAATAAATCTTTCCTCAGTCAACTCAGAACGGTTTAAATAACCACGAGTCACACCCGCACCACCAACATACATTTCCCCAGGAACACCCACAGGGACAATCCGCAAATACTGGTCTAAAACATAAACCTGTAAATCAGGAATAGGACGACCAATTACACTTCCACTACGACCTAAATCATCCTGACTCAAAGGACGATAAGTAACGTGTACAGTAGTTTCCGTAATTCCATACATATTCACCAACTGCGGTGATTTATCACCATGACGCTCAAACCAAGGTTGTAAACTATTAATGTCCAGACTTTCACCACCAAAAATCACCAACCGCAGATTTAAAGCTTGAGCATGATTTCTAGACTCTTCTACAGCAATTAACTGACTAAAAGCCGAAGGTGTCTGATTGAGAACAGTCACTTTTTCATCAGATAACAACTGATAAAAAGACTCAGGAGAACGAGTTACTAAATAAGGTACAACTACCAGTTTTCCACCGTATAGTAAAGCACCCCAAATTTCCCACACTGAGAAGTCAAAAGCATAGGAATGGAACAGAGTCCATACATCTTCAGAATTAAAATTATACCAAGATTGTGTAGCTGCAAACAGACGAGTCACATTACAGTGCTTGACTAACACACCTTTGGGAGTTCCTGTAGAACCAGAAGTATAAATCACATAAGCTAAATTTGCATTATTTACTTCCGTGACTGGATTCTCACAACTACACTGAGAAATTAAATTCCAGTTAGTATCTAAGTAAACTGCTTTAGCTGTATTTTCCGGTAATTTATTTACTAGATACTCTTGAGTAACCAGTGTATAAACTTGAGCATCTTGTAAAATAAAGTGCAGACGTTCTTGGGGATACTCAGGGTCTAAGGGAACATACGCAGCACCCGCTTTCAATATTCCCAAAATACCTATCATCATTTCTAGGGAACGTTCTACACAAATTCCCACCAAAGTATCAGGTTTCACACCCAAAGAAATTAAATAATTTGCTAATTGATTAGCTTTTTGATTTAATTCAAAATAAGTTAATTGTTGATTTTCATAAACTACTGTAATTGCATCAGGAGTTTTATTAACTTGTGATTCAAATAATTGATGAATACATTCATTAACAGAAAAATCTATATTTTTTTGATTACAGTCAATTAATAACTGTTGTGTTTCTGCTGTTGTTAAAAGTGGTAATTCCTTAATGATGATATGAGGATTTTTTACTATTGCAACTAACAAAGTTTGCAAGTGTCCTAACATTCTATTGATAGTATCATCCTCAAATCTACTGCTATCATAACTTACTCTCAACCATAACCTGTCACCAGGTCCAGCGGCAATTACTAAAGGAAAATTAGTATGTGCAATTCCTCGGAAATTCTCTACTTTTAAATTACCATCATCTTCTCCAGCAGCATCAAGAGGGTAATTTTCAAAGACAACTAAACTATCAAATAACCCATTACCTCTAGGAACATCACTCCATCCTTGAATTTCTACCAACGAACAATAAGAATACTGTTCACTTTCTACCTGTTGCTGTTGTAAATTTTTTAACAAACTTAAAACATCACTATTTTCATTAATTTTAACTCTTACAGGTAAGGTATTAATAAATAAACCCACCATTGATTCTACATCAGGTAAAGATGGAGGACGACCAGAAACAGTAGAACCAAAAACTATATCATGTTCTTGACTATAACGAGATAATAACAAACTCCAAATACCTTGGAGAAGATTATTCATTGTCAACTTATGTTTTTTGACAAATTCTGTTAATGCTATGGTTTTTTCATCTGTCAAAAAAACAACTTTTTCTAAATAACCATTGTCTTGTTTTGAAGATGAAAATAATTTATCTACAACTAACGGAGTTGGTGCGCTAAAACCTTGTAATTGTTGCTGCCAAAATTCCTGTGCTAAATCTTTTTTCTGTTGTTTTAACCAAGCAATATAATTACGATATTTAACAGCAGGTTTTAATTTTAAAGTTACTCCATCTATAATTGCTTGATAAAATGCAAATAAATCTTTAAAAACTATGGGTAAAGACCAACCATCAAGTAATATATGATGATGACACCAAATAAATTGATATTTATTTTCAGCTAATTGTAGTAAATATAATCTGATTAATGGTGCTTGAGCAAGTTGGAAATCTTTTTTACTTTCTGCAACTAAAAATTCCTCTAATTGCTCTTTTTGCTCTGGTTGTGATAACTCTCTCCAGTCTTGGAAATCAATATTAATATCTACCTGTTTATAAACTATCTGTACAGGTTGATTGACAGATTCCCACATAAATGCAGTTCTAAAAATAGCATGACGATTTACCACTTGTTGCCATGCTTTTTCAAATGCTTTTACATTTATATCACCATTAAATGTAAAGGTAATTTGTTCAAAATATACTCCCTCTTCTGGTGCATATAAACTTTCAAATAACATCCCTTCTTGCATTGGTGACAAGGGATAAATATCTTCAATATTTTGGCGGTTGGTTTTGTTAAGTTCTAGTTTCATAAAGTTCACAAATCAAAGATTTTGTAATATTTGGTCTAATTCTGATTGGTCAAGGTCTATTAAAGGAAAATCTGTAGGTGTATAACCGGAATTTTCTGGATCTAAACAATGGGAAATAAGCTCTTGTAAAGTAGATAAAAATTCTTGGGCAATTTGTTCAATGGTTATTTGATGATGAATATTATTACTATATATCCAACTTATTTGTAATTGTTCCTCAGCGATGAAAGCATTCACCTCCAATAAAGCAGAACGTTGACTTGCTAAACTTTGTAATTCTCCACTTGATTCATTTGCAGGTGAGATCAAAGATGACGTATTCAATGTTTGAGTAAATTGTCCCAAGTAATTGAAGTTTATCTCTGCTGTGGGTATTTTTGCTATTTGTTGTTTAATGTTTTCGTTTTCATCTTTACTCAAATAGCGCAATACACCATAGCCTATACCTTTATTGGGAATGGATCTTAGTTGTTCTTTAACTGATTTAATAACATTTTCTAGATTGTTTATTTTGGTTGTTTCTAGTTTTAAAACCACTGGAAATAAGGTTGTAAACCATCCTATTGTACGTGATAAATCTACACCTTCAATAATATCTTCTCTCCCATGTCCTTCTAAATTAAAGATTACTGATTTTGAGTTTGTCCATTTACTCAATACCAATACTAAGGCAGTTAATAAGATATCATTAATTTGTGTTTTGTAAGCAGTGGGTACTTCTTGCAGTAGAGAAGTTGTTTCATCTGCTGTTAATGAGACGGAAACTATTTCCGCAGATGCAATCGTGTTTTCTCCTTTTGGTTTATCTACGGGAATATTTGAAACCTCGTTGTTTGATGTTTGTAACCAGTAAGCTAATTCGGATTTTAATTCTTCTGTTTGTGCATATTCTCTCAGGTGTTGACTCCAGTTTTTAAAGGATGTGGTTTTTGCAGGTAATTTTATTTTCTGATTTTGACTTAGTTGTTGATATCCTGTTTCTAAGTCTTCTAATAAAATTCGCCAAGATACTCCATCCACTACTAGGTGATGAATGACTATTAATAATCTCCCTGGTTTGTTTTCTCCTAGTTTAAATAATCCGACTTTGACTAGATGAGATTCTAAATCTAAACTGGCTTGGAGTTTGTTGGCTATATCTTCTATTACTTGTGGTTGTTCTGTTTCTATTTTTTCTGATATGTCAAAATATTCTATTTTAAAACTTTCACTTGGTTCTGCATGGTTCGCTATCCATTCTTCATTTACTTTGGTAAATCTCAGTCTCAAAGCATCATGATGATTTAGCAGATATCGCCAAACTTGCTCTAATTTTTCTCTATCAATATCCGCTGGAACTGATAGTAAAAAGGCTTGATTGAAGTGATGTTTTTCTGATTGTGCTTGCTCAAAAAACCATTGTTGAATAGGTGTTAATGGTAATTTTCCCCTCACTATTCCTTGTTCTATTTTTAGGGTTTTTGTTGTTCCCGCTACTGCTGCTAGTTCAGCTATGGTTTGATTACCAAATAGCTGTTTT from Okeanomitos corallinicola TIOX110 includes the following:
- a CDS encoding non-ribosomal peptide synthase/polyketide synthase: MKLELNKTNRQNIEDIYPLSPMQEGMLFESLYAPEEGVYFEQITFTFNGDINVKAFEKAWQQVVNRHAIFRTAFMWESVNQPVQIVYKQVDINIDFQDWRELSQPEQKEQLEEFLVAESKKDFQLAQAPLIRLYLLQLAENKYQFIWCHHHILLDGWSLPIVFKDLFAFYQAIIDGVTLKLKPAVKYRNYIAWLKQQKKDLAQEFWQQQLQGFSAPTPLVVDKLFSSSKQDNGYLEKVVFLTDEKTIALTEFVKKHKLTMNNLLQGIWSLLLSRYSQEHDIVFGSTVSGRPPSLPDVESMVGLFINTLPVRVKINENSDVLSLLKNLQQQQVESEQYSYCSLVEIQGWSDVPRGNGLFDSLVVFENYPLDAAGEDDGNLKVENFRGIAHTNFPLVIAAGPGDRLWLRVSYDSSRFEDDTINRMLGHLQTLLVAIVKNPHIIIKELPLLTTAETQQLLIDCNQKNIDFSVNECIHQLFESQVNKTPDAITVVYENQQLTYFELNQKANQLANYLISLGVKPDTLVGICVERSLEMMIGILGILKAGAAYVPLDPEYPQERLHFILQDAQVYTLVTQEYLVNKLPENTAKAVYLDTNWNLISQCSCENPVTEVNNANLAYVIYTSGSTGTPKGVLVKHCNVTRLFAATQSWYNFNSEDVWTLFHSYAFDFSVWEIWGALLYGGKLVVVPYLVTRSPESFYQLLSDEKVTVLNQTPSAFSQLIAVEESRNHAQALNLRLVIFGGESLDINSLQPWFERHGDKSPQLVNMYGITETTVHVTYRPLSQDDLGRSGSVIGRPIPDLQVYVLDQYLRIVPVGVPGEMYVGGAGVTRGYLNRSELTEERFIPHPWLSDSGNVLYKTGDLAKYLPDGDLEYLGRIDNQVKIRGFRIELGEIEAMLSQSEDVQACCVMVREDTPGDKRLVAYIVGQNPQSLSVNTLRQFLKDRLPDYMLPGAFVVLDALPLTANGKIDRRALPSPSINTEGENKYVAPRTATEEILVMIWSQVLKVERVGIYDNFFALGGHSLLATQLISRIRSSFQIELPLRNLFTTATLAELGELIQQQQQQKADITYTPILPRAAEEELQLSYAQQRLWFLDQLEPNSSSYNIPIGLRLQGKLEIAALEKSFTEIINRHQALRTNFIAGNGTAAQIIHTAKSWKISLIDLLNLSPQAQEKKVQELVTDQGINPFNLANESLIRATLIVLSETEYILSICIHHIVADGWSMGVFIDELMALYNAYIQGQESPLEALQIQYADFAIWQRNWLQGEVLDRQLNYWEKQLKTAPTFLELPTDRPRPAVQTFAGAYQEFTLSAELTDKLTKLSQQYGVTLFMTLLAGFKTLLFRYTGQTDILVGSPIANRHHREVEGLIGFFVNTLVLRTDISGNPKFNELLTRIRSTALSAYTHQDLPFEMLVEILQPERDLSHSPLFQVMFILQNAPMSEIELTGLTVNSLAIETATAKFDLTLSMKNTATELVGVWEYNTDLFDSSTITRMTSHFVNLLEAIVVNPQEQINQLPFLNPEEKQQLLVAWNDTEKAYPHEQCLHQLFEEQVKTTPDFIAVEFGEQQLTYQQLNSRANQLANYLISLGVKADVVVGICVQRSLEMIVGILAILKAGGAYLPLDPEYPIERLQFMVEDANIPVLITQTSLKSQFNQYQGHTICVDTDLSVISQYSEENTNPQVKSENLGYVIYTSGSTGKPKGVAMSQLALANLIFWHVDELKVTSEKRTLQFSPLSFDASFHEMFTAWHSGGTLVLITEEMRLDAVALLGFIEENRIHRLFIPFVGLQQIAEVAVSREFFTSHLQEIITAGEQLQITPSIAQWLSKLTNNCTLHNHYGPSETHVVTTYTLTGTVETWPLLPPIGRPIANTQVYILDKQLQPVPVGVPGELYIGGVALANGYLNRPELTAERFTINPFDENSRLYKTGDLVKYLPDGNIEFLGRIDNQVKIRGFRIELGEIEAVLSQYEDVEGCCAIAREDIPGDKRLVAYVVGANTLTSSNLRQFLQGKLPEYMLPTAFVILAEMPQTPSGKVDRRALPAPDVQSEITETYVAPRTATEEILTLIWAEVLKIERVGITDNFFELGGHSLLATQIVSRISSSFQIEIPLKNIFTAPTIEQQAQIIEQTQKKQTKTQKTPIKPRIEKTEIPLSYGQQRLWFIDKLEPNSASYNLPAALKLQGELSIEALEKSFQTIINKHESLRTNIKEIAGKPQQIIHQKTNWKISTIDIKALSIEQQQKETKAIINQQTNQLFNLEKDSLIRATLIKLTETENIFTLCMHHIISDGWSMGVFIEELVTIYNSYIQGKETELKPLPIQYADFAIWQRNWLQGEVLEQQINYWSKQLENAPTFLPLPTDRPRPAVQTFAGAYQEFTISKELTNELQKVSKEQGVTLFMTLLAAYNTLLYRYTGQTDILVGTPIANRNRKEIESLIGFFVNTLVLRTELSGNSKFSEILNKTRSTALSAYAHQDLPFEMLVEALEIERDLSHSPLFQAVFALQNAPISEIELTGLKTNLLPIETATAKFDLTLSIEQTETGLIGGWEYNTDLFDSSTINRMTGHFINLLSAIVENPQTEINQLPILTATEKQQLLIDWNKTETENKIEKTITQLFTEQVEKTPNAVAVVFENQQLTYSELNNKANQLAHYLISLGVKADILVGICVERSLEMIIGQLGILKAGASYLPIDPEYPTERIKFILEDTKINILLTQQNLKQKIQNNQTQTTCLDTEWEKINQQNQKNPHKEITSNHLAYVIYTSGSTGTPKGVEITHQGLTNLINWHQKQFKITTADKATQLAGTGFDAAVWETWPYLTAGATLHLVRKEILVSPEQLQKWLTENQITISFVPTPITQELLKLDWKKEKTKLRYLLTGGDKLTQNPTNKIPFQVINNYGPTENTVVTTSCILETQKQTSPSIGKPIDNTKVYILDSNLQPVPVGVAGELHIAGTGLARGYLNRPELTAEKFIPNPFDNGKTKLYKTGDLVRYLTDGNIEYLGRSDNQVKIRGFRIEIGEIETALNQNENVQTSVVVVREDKPGYKKLVAYIVSETKLKTKELRKYLKSKLPEYMIPSNFVYLENLPLTPNGKIDRRALPEPKTNTEIEKKYIAPKTEIETKLAEIWQQVLGIEKIGINDNFFELGGDSILSIQIIAKAKQQGIEITLKQLFANQTIGELAAVAGTIKTLEIEQVTVSGNFLLTPIQKWFLEQNRPETHHFNQAFLLTVPAEIDRNKIEKTWQEIINHHDALRLRFTETENQWKATHSEPIETFEIEYFDISEVTETEKTEIIETTADTLQASLDLESNLVKVGLFKLGENQPGRLLIIIHHLVVDGISWRILLEDLETGYQQLNQNQKIQLPAKTTSFKTWSEKLSEYAQTETLKSEIDYWVNKSNSAIKSIPVDKEGENTLSSTQNIAVSLNQKETTALLQEVPKAYKTQINDILLTALVLVLSKWTNSKSVLFNLEGHGREDILDGVEISRTIGWFTTMFPVVINIEKTEFNNLENTIKSVKEQLREIPNKGIGYGVLRYLSEDKSIKKQITKTPKAEISFNYLGQFTQTLNTSSLLSSADESSGQDQSSVGQRSNLLDINAIIAEEHLQINWTYSNNIHEKTTVEKIAQEFITALQEIITHCLEPENVGYTPSDFPLIKLKQPELDGVLGKLGKLNWQNIEDIYPLSPMQEGMLFESLYAPEGGVYFEQITCTFNGELNIKAFEKAWQKLVNRHSIFRTAFIWESLSQAVQVVYKQVDLGVEIRDWRELSEQQTEIETFLEEERKQGFKLDKIPLMRLYLLQLSDESYQFVWCHHHILLDGWSLPLVFKDLFEFYQEIIDGVETVNKPSLNYRNYIEWLQQQKQDAAQEFWQEKLSGFDAPTPLVVEKSLSSQKTQSEYKEEVVYLSVEKTNKATEFVRKHQLTMSNLVQGVWGLLLSRYSQENDVVFGSTVSGRPPSLPGVESMVGLFINTLPVRVQVSDDNNVLSLLKELQQQQVESEQFSYCSLVEIQGWSDVTRGTSLFDSLVVFENYPVDADTLDDDGGLQVENFRGIEHTNYPLTVISGPGEQLWVKVSYDNSRFDEGTINRMLGHFLTLLSAIVENSQGEINQLPILTATEEKQLLIDWNQTETEYPKDKCIHQLFEEQVEKTPDAVAVVFENQQLTYSELNNKANQLAHYLISLGVKADVLVGICVERSVEMIVGILGILKAGGAYVPLDPEYPQERLNFILEDAQVSVLVTQESLVDKLPENTAEVVYLDTGWNKISQSNQENPTTEVNTSNLAYVIYTSGSTGTPKGVLVKHCNVTRLFAATQSWYNFNSEDVWTLFHSYAFDFSVWEIWGALLYGGKLVVVPYLVTRSPESFYQLLSDEKVTVLNQTPSAFSQLIAVEESRNHAQALNLRLVIFGGESLDINSLQPWFERHGDKSPQLVNMYGITETTVHVTYRPLSQDDLGRSGSVIGRPIPDLQVYVLDQYLRIVPVGVPGEMYVGGAGVTRGYLNRSELTEERFIPHPWLSDSGNVLYKTGDLAKYLPDGDLEYLGRIDNQVKIRGFRIELGEIEAMLSQSEDVQACCVMVREDTPGDKRLVAYIVGQNPQSLSVNQLRQFLRDRLPDYMLPGAFVVLDAFPLTANGKIDRRALKAPEQRNSDTFVSPRNGVELQLVQIWSKVLKVDNVGVKDNFFDLGGHSLLAFHLMGQIKEQFGKDIPLAALFQSPTIEDLAIAIQQYTSSEWSPLVAIQPYGSQPPLFCIPGSGGFPFYFYNLARFLGEDQPFYSFQAQGEDGELVPMNKIEDVATRYIQAMQAVQPHGPYYLGGHSFGGKVAFEMAQQLFRQGEEIALVAILDTTAPKKSENPTEVDDATWLIDIAKSMQVAFAKDLEMDGESLRSLPLTEQLQYVLNYLHRLDLLPPNADTKYVNNLLQAYKANSTVEYVPQDFHPLPITLFRASEFVSAEQQTALPPEFLEDVSLGWNPFSSEPVDVEFVPGNHVTMMTQPHVQVFAERLKSCLQQKLKS